The window GGTCACTGCCCGCGTGGACGCGTACTTCCACACGGATCGCACCCACCCGCGCGCGTCCCGGAACGCCCGCccttcctccgcgagctcctcgatcacacgcCATGTGGCCGccgaggcggccgccgcggtgAGGCCGGGCTCTCCGGCCTCGACGCGGCAGATACCCAGGCAGTTGCCGAAGTAGTTCGCCGGTATCGGCGGGCTCGCGCGGGGCTTGCACCCGGTCACGAACCCGAAGTGCGCGCGGGACGCCGCCGCTCCGTCCAcgttgcggccgccgccggtgccgccgccgcgggcgtgcACGATGCCCGCCCACGCGGCGCCGCACGCCAGCGCGTAGGGCTCGCACCGCGCCGAGGTCTCGGACTCGACGTGCTCCCCGAGCGCACGGAGTTGCTTGTCCGTGAACCGGAACGTCGCGAGCACTACGCCTGGACGAAGGCTCAGGTCCCAGCCGTCGAGGCGCCTGTCGCCGGCTGCTGCGAGAGCTCGGTGGTCGCGCAGAAACGCCTCCCGGAGCCCGGCGTTGTCGCGCACGACGCAGCGGTCGAGCAGCGGGGGCACGTCCATCTCCAGCGCCTTCTTGCACTCGGGGCCGAGGCGGTGGATCGCAGCCCACGTCCTGAGGAAGTGCTAGCTGGAGCCGTCGGCCACGGCGTGGTGCAGCGTCGTGCCGATGCAAATGCCGGCTCGAGGGAACACGGTGACCTGGACGGCGAGGACGCCCTGCGACCGGGAGCCACCGTGTTTCCGCAGCGCGGGCAGCAGCGGATGGAGCCTCGTGGTGTCGCGCgcgtggtcgccggcgaggtcttCAAAGTCGTCGCCGCTGACGGCCATGGTCAGCGGGACAGAGTCGCCGTGCGAGAACACGACCTCCGGCGCCACGCCCTCGGCCATTTCGCATCCCGGCCAACGGGTAGAAGTGgtgcagcgcggcggcgagggacttCTTAAACCGTGGCAGGTCGCCGAGCGTGAAGTCAGAGACGCTGAGGAGGTCGGTGTTGTCGTAGAAGAAGAGACGTTGCACGGGCGGGAAGCCCCAGAAAACGAGGTCGAAGAACGTGAGCGTCAGCGCGAGtggctgccccgccgccggcgacggcgacggcgagacgTGGCACTGTTCCAGGACGGTCACGGGGTGAAGTGGTTGAGGCGCCATCGTGGCCGGCAAACtcttgtgtttgggtgcaatggtGTTTTCCCTCTGGCTCTGTTGCAGTGGTTACTCTCGATTCTCTCCAATATTACTAGATGGATGCACGCTAGGCCGTTGGTGATGGTAGAAAAGGTGTAGGATGGCCAATCAGAGCTCACGGCGACGAGGTGGTGGAAGGTGGGAGCTAATTGTGGACTTGGCAGCAGGGAACTCGCATATTTCAGGAAGCAATTTCTAGAATTTGTTTGGTAGGACTCTTTAGCTCCTAAAATAGCTTCAGCTCCGGTTGCAATGGTGAAATAGCTTTTTTAGTGAAACTGAAGCTATTTTTCAAAACATTTTGTAATTATTAAACGGCTCCTTTATGGAAAATTAGGTaattttatgaaaaattaaTACTTGGGAagacagaagatgatgaagacatTTTTTTCTCATCCATTTTAGTATAAGCTGTTTTGGGACTTCTTGTCTGAAACTCTTTTTCATCCGTTTGGTAGGCTTTTCATAAAAAACCATCGAAGATTCCAGTAGAGAAGCCATGAGCCCGTTGGGCGCTCTCAGCAGCTCCGGCTCCTCCTCACATCCACCTAACGTGGTACTTTAGCATAATTGTTCACTTGAGCCTATTTTCTCTCCCCCTCTCACCGCCGGAAGAGGAGCCAACTCCAGCTCCGGCTCCTCTGACACCACTGCGTGCTACAATGCCACATCAAAgggaggagccggagccctgaAGCCCGGCCAAACTGGCTTATAGCCCCTTTGAGAAGGCTCCGTGCAAGAGCGGAGACGGAGCTGGAGTAGGCGGAGCAAGTTTTTTTCTCCACCAGTTCCATGTGGCTCCATCTCTCACACCATCCATGGCAGAAGCGCTCCAGTGGAGCGGTTGTTTGGTGCGGCTGCCGCAGGAGTTGCCGGTTGAGCCCCTAAACGGGCTTTTCAAGTTGCCCCTTAAGTGGTAATGCTGATTTCCAaagagggaaaaaaaaacttgcagcAATGGCAAGTGAACCGCTACCCCACAAACGGTCTTTTCAATTTGCCCCTTAAGTGGTAATGCTGATTTccaaagaggaaaaaaaaacttgcagcAATGGCAAGTGAACACTGAGCAGTAGAGGCAAACCAGTACCACCAAGGCCCCATAGCGCGCGCAATAGGCGAGCGGCCAAGACCTTATTAAAACGCGCCACCCCTTGCAGCTGATAGCTCGCACAAGTCCATAGGCCAGCACAGCGCACAGAGCAGAGCAAACGCTCGCTCTGCAGTCTGCACGAACGCGTGTCCCGTCCGATCCTTGTGACAATGTCGCCCACACCTTCCCAGCTCGCCGGCGGAGAGCCGTTCCGCGTGTTCGTGGGGTACGACTCCCGCGAGGACATCGCGTACCGCGTGTGCCGCCGCTCCCTGCTGCGCCGCTCCTCCATCCCGGTGGACGTCATCCCCATCGTGCAGCAGGAGCTCCGCGAGGCCGGGCTGTACTGGCGGGAGCGCGGGCCGACGGAGAGCACCGAGTTCTCCTTCACCCGCTTCCTGACGCCGCACCTCGCGGGCTACCGCGGCTGGGCGCTCTTCGTGGACTGCGACTTCCTCTTCGTCGCCGACGTCGCGGAGCTGGCGCGCCTCGCCGACCCGCGCTACGCCGTGCTGTGCGTGCACCACGACTACACGCCCAGGGAGTCCACCAAGATGGACGGCGCCGTGCAGACGGCGTACCCGCGCAAGAACTGGTCGTCCATGGTGCTCTTCAACTGCGGCCACCCCAAGAACCGCGCCGCGCTCACGCCGGAGGCCGTCAGCACGCAGACCGGCGCCTACCTCCACCGCTTCATGTGgctcgacgacggcgaggtcggcgaGGTCCCGTTCGTGTGGAACTTCCTCGTGGGGCACAACAAGGTCGACCCCGCCGACGAGGCCGGCACGGCGCCGCGCGCGATACACTACACGTCCGGGGGGCCCTGGTTCGAGAGGTACAAGGACTGCGAGTTCGCCGACCTCTGGGTCCAGGAGCGCGACGCCTACGAGgccgaggagaaggaggagaagatCGCCGAGGATGACGATGTCAAGGCCGCCATACCAATGGCACCCGCCGTGTCGGTGGACGCGTGATCGAGATCCCatagcctcctcctcctcgctgagCTGAGGCCCCGTTTAATTTTGTGCTATTTTTTTTTCCCGTCGATACGTGTAGTGTGCTATGTTGATAATCAGCTAGCGGTGGTGTATGTGCCTCGTGCTTATCAGGAATCAAACCTCTAGGTTTGATATCCTACGTATCTTATTACTAGTCGTGCTGGCGATGTGTCCGTCTCATGTACCTTAATAAGGCACAATTGTGCATGTGGTGGAAATTGATTGTGCAAGCATTTGTGGAAGTACTgtatttcatgaaataaataaatggaCGTGTGTGTGCAACTCTGTGCTACATGTGATTGAATATTTGAATGAATGGTGGCTATTGCACGTCAAGTCACGACCATGGAGACCCCTGTTTCTAGCGCAACGTAGCTGTCTGCTATTGATGCGCAGGATGGACCGGCGGCCACAGAATGATGCGTACGCTAGACCTAATTTTGCTCGTCTTGCAGCTTTGATCGTACAACAGGACACATCATTCTGTCGCATTGTGGGTCTACGCCAACTCACCCCATAAAAGACATACGCTACATCTTTATAGAGAGAGTATCTACGAAGAGGGCTGGCTTTCAGACACGACGATCAGGTCATTGTCGCATTGTGGGTCCAAATATGCCAAGGCAAACAAGATAAAAGAACAGAGAGTATTATGGAAGGGAACAAAATTTCTAAACATCACTCGAGTAAAATCTATTTCTTTTTTTGGGAAAAAGTCTATTTCTTCTTATCACTTTAGATTATTGTGGCGGGCGGCAGCTGCAGCTGCGCAGCCAAACCAAGCAGCCGTTCGGCTCCTGCAAAAGATTCAAAACCGCCAAGCAGCAGGTACTGGAGCTGCAGCCGCAGCAATAGCGAACGCCACCTTTATCTGTTGAATGTTTTTCCGAATTCGGCCCATGAGACTACCGGCTGCATCGCTTGGCGGGGAGCAAAAATGCTGCATACGGGCCGATAGCCATGCCCACTAGCTTTTAATTAGTAAGCTATAGATTGAAACTTATGAGGTTTTCATGGTTAGCTATAGATTGGAGCAGGACCTACAAATTATACTCTTGAGTTTGGCTGCGAAGACtaaaagaaaattttaattagtaAGCAATAATTCGTAGCTAACCATGAAAATCAATGTTGTAAGAGATCCACCAAGGAAATTATTAATTATTTTCCCATTGGTTAGCTGCTGTGGTTAGCGTGCTTGGGCGGGCGATCTGCACATCCCACGCCGAGGCACTGAGCCCAATCAGAGATAGCTGCcgtctactccctccgtccaaaaaAGAATACAATTCTCGCTTCTCGAGGAGTCAAtggttttcaagtttgaccaaaatttatgcaaaagatATCAACATTTATAATACAAAACTAGTATCAATAGATTAATGATGGGATATATTTTCGTAATAGATTTTGGTCGATACATAAATGTTAATATTAATCAATACAGACATGGTCAAACTTTAACAAATTTGACCGGCGCGAATCCCATAATTGCGTTCtttttaggacggagggagtactgggCTACGACCCATGAGGTAAGGGTTGCCGTCATTCCGGTTGATCCAGTTTCACGTTCATTGAGACTTTGAGAGCCAGCTATCCATTCTCGGCGTCAAAAGCCccatttaaattcaaatcccCAACTAGATTCAGCCCACCTGCCGAACGGCTGGGCTAACCAGCCCAGCTAGCCGCTTCCACTCATCATGTATAAACCGATTGATTTTTAATTTTCTATCACTCAATTTTGTTAACTAGCAATGCTACGTGGCTTCATCTTATTAGTCTAAAAATTGACTGATGCCACCAGGGCGGAGCAAGGCCCATCTCAATTGGAGTGTCATCGATACAGTTATCAAAACTGAAAACTTGAGAACTGTGCCAGTAGAGTGTCatagtgatgacactcctctcacatttcgtgacactcctctcttctctctcctcgtactattggtacatgttagcaaatttaatatcCATAACACTCCTATAAGAGAAGCGAGATGAGAGGCGCTTGAGTTCGGATGGAGCGGcctctcgccgctgccgcccccgcTGACGGCTCTCCGGTGCCCGTCCCCGCGCCGGCTTCTGCCCCCTCGTCTTCGGTGGCTGGAACCTCGCTGGCTGCCCCCTCCCCGACCTCGGCCTCTCCTGCTTCGCCTCCTTGCCCTCTCCACCCGGGCTTCCTCGCTGTCGAGGCGCTCCCCCGCCTGCGCTCCCTGCCGCGACATGCCCGCGATGTGGGGGTGAATCCGGGGCTGCTCTTCGTCGACCTCGTCCTCGAGCACCTCTTCGTCCTGGTCAGCACCAACACCGCCACCGGTTCTTCGCCTCTTCTGCGCCGCACGCCTCTGTGGGTCTCGGTAACTACACCGGCTGCTTCTCACGCCCCTTCTCTCCCCTTCGTTCTCGATGCTCTCTACTTCTGGTTCGGTTGTGGTGATGATCACTTGCGTCTCCGAGTGTTGGATCCCCTTGTCTTCCTCATGGAGGTGTCCTGCCcctcggtggcggcgctgctcatTTCCCTCGTCGGCGTTTCTCATAATGGTGTTTGCCTTCTCTTCCACCCCACTAAGGATGCTGCTTTCCGTTGCGTTCAAAATTTGAACTCTGTTTCCTGCTTTTCTCGGTGCCCCCCTCTGCCTCCCTCCATCCTGGGCTCCCTCCCCTGCCCCCGGGTCTCGAGCATCTGTCCGGTCAGCCCCTCCCCTCCTTTGGCTGTTGGTTGTGCCTCCTTTAGTGATGTTTGCCTGGTGCCGGACTCCATGGACAGCCTGGTTGCGGACCGAGAACCCTTTTCCTCCCCCCGGTTCCGGACGATTCTGCCTTTGGTGCTCGCGGTCCTCGTAGACCGGCGCTCTGCCTCTCCTTGGTCGGGAACCCCCGTGTCCGCCTCGCTCCTTCGTCTCATGGCGCCCAAATCGTCATTTTTGACGATGAGTTCGCGCGGGACGATCTCGTTCGCCactcccccttcttcttccgCAACCATGCCATCACTCTGGAGCAATTTGATGAAACCTCCAATCGCTTCTCCTTTCAGCACGAGGCCTTTGTTGCCCTCTCCATCGAGGACTTCCCTCTGGAGCACTGGCGCCAGGAACACATCATGCACTCCGTTGCTCCATTACCCTCACTTCATCGACCCTATCTGCCTTATGGGCTCGGATTACTTTGCTGTCCTCATTGTGGTCAAGGTTGAGAGCATCTTTGATATTCCTCTGCACATCCACTTCAAGAACTATGATGGCACTGGATCTGTCGGGACCATGCACATCATCCACTTCGACGAGGCTGATCTGGATTCAGAATCGGACTCTGACCATGATGATCCtttccctcctccttcctctcctggCCACGGAGACAGGGCTCGTGCTGACGGACCGGGACCGTTCCGCTCCTTCCTCGCCCCGCTCCCCTCCAGCCCGCGCTTCCTCCCTCCGGGGGTTTCGCCCGGCACCACGCCTCGCTCTCACGCGCTCGCCTCTCCCATTGCTGGTCGTCCTGTTATCCACATCCGTGCCTTCCCGGGTTGGTTCGAGATCTCTGCTATGGGGTTGCTCGGCAGGGGTGGGGGGTGGTCGCTTCCGCGTGCCTCTGGCGCCCCTGCCCTCTCGCCACGAGGAACTGCTGGTAGTGGACTTTGCCTCTGCTTCCATCGAGTTGCTGCTGTTTGACGCCGGCAAGATCTCCGTCGCCAATCTTCCCCCCGCTCTGGCTGCTGTGTTGGGCTGTGCTCATCGGGCCCTACTGCCGCAGACCTTGGCCGATGGGCCGGGTCTGGCGGACTCTGCTGCTCCTTCGGGCCTCATCGTTGGCCCCACAGCCGGCCCAGGCGTTCCTACTACTCCAGCTCCCGTCTGTGGGCACTTCATGCTGCCGGGCCCTCGCTCGGCCTGCAACCCTCCTGGCTAGGCCTGCAAGCTGGTGCCCAGCCTGGCCGCCGACTTGCTGCGCCGGAGCCCACGCATCGCCGCCATCGAGGATGCGTTCTACATCTCCCCCATCGACAAGGCTTCCCGCCTGAAGAAGCACAGGCTGGAGGGCTCTGGTCGCCGTCCAGCTCCTTCCAAAGTTGAGGTTGCCGCGCTCCCCCGCGAGCTCCTGGTGTTGGCCGCTACCGGCGACATCACGGAGCCCCTCTAGGTGGGCGATCTGCGCCGCCTTGGAGCTGCCTGTGAGGTCCCTGCGCATGACCTCGACCTCCTGGACCCCGAGCTGGGCTCGGTGATCGACGGTGTGGACAACGCTAACTGATCCCATGATCCGTCACTACTTGCCGGTCGACCGCCACGCCTACTTCCTGGCTCCCTTCGTTGCTACTCGATGCTGCCTGTGCCTGGCTGATGACCAGTGTTTGCAGCTTCTTTTGTCCCTTTGGGTTCTCTTTTCGTTGGTAGTCTCTATCTGTTTCTATGTGTAATCGGCCGGTCACTATTCTGTTCTGGAATGTAAGGGGCTTGGGACATCATGATAAGTGTGATGAGGTTAAACGTGTGCTTTCCTCTATCTCTCCCTCTATCGTTTGTCTCCAGGAATCCAAGCTCTAGCATGTGAACTACTTCAAAGGGTTGCCCTTCCTACCGACACGGCTTCAATCCTTCCTTTTCCTTCCCTCCTTAGGTGCTTCGGGCGGTATTGTTACTGCTTGGGATAGCTCCGatttctccctctcctcttcctcgcAGGGCACGTTCTCCCTAACCACTGTCTTCTCCTCCACTACCTCGGACCTCGCCTTCACTGTCACGAACATCTACGGTCCTTGTGACGGCCACCGCAAAGTTGAGTTCTTAAGCGAGCTCAGCGATGTAGCTGCTTCCATTTCCGGGCCTTGGGTGACTGTTGGTGATTTCAACTTTCTCCGTGTGCTGGGGTGATAATTCTAATGCCAGCTTCGACCAGCATAATGCCGGTCTATTCAACTCTTGGATTGACGATGCTGGCCTCATTGAGATCCCCCTTCTCGATCGCTTGTACACCTGGACGAACAATCAAACCCCCCAACCCTTGCTCGCCTCGATAGGGCCCTGGTCAACACCAGGTGGAATGCGTCGCTCTCGGACTCGGAGTTGCGGTCGTTTTCTCGTTCAACCTCTAACCACGTCCTGATCCTTCTATCGGCTTCCTCCTCTACCCCTAGGCCATCCGTTTTCCGCCTTAACAACCATTGGCTTCAGCTTCCCTCCTTCAAATCTCTAGTGGATTCTAACTGGGCCAGTGCCACTCCCTCTCATCGCTCCTCTAGTACCGCTCGTCTGTCCCTCTGCCTCAAAAGGGTGCGTTCGGCTGCTAGGCTCTGGGCCAAGCGCTCTAGACCCCTCGACGTCTCCATTGGCAATTGTGAGCTTGTCATCACCCTTCTTGACTTGAGGAGCATTGCTTGCTTAGTTCGTCCGAGTCTCTCCT is drawn from Panicum virgatum strain AP13 chromosome 1N, P.virgatum_v5, whole genome shotgun sequence and contains these coding sequences:
- the LOC120657471 gene encoding protein CDI-like — encoded protein: MSPTPSQLAGGEPFRVFVGYDSREDIAYRVCRRSLLRRSSIPVDVIPIVQQELREAGLYWRERGPTESTEFSFTRFLTPHLAGYRGWALFVDCDFLFVADVAELARLADPRYAVLCVHHDYTPRESTKMDGAVQTAYPRKNWSSMVLFNCGHPKNRAALTPEAVSTQTGAYLHRFMWLDDGEVGEVPFVWNFLVGHNKVDPADEAGTAPRAIHYTSGGPWFERYKDCEFADLWVQERDAYEAEEKEEKIAEDDDVKAAIPMAPAVSVDA